The DNA window tgtatcataaCAGCAGAAGATGCCTTTCGcgcataaaatttaaatttgttcaAATGTACTTAAACTTAAGTTAAAAGAAGCTATTATTTGGGTTGTGCTTTTTCTGGGTAGATAGTGAATGGAGTTCCGACTTGTTTATACATTACGTCACATTTTTCCAACTAAACCACCTGCACTTTGTACGTTGATAATGTGCACACTTATCAGTGTTATCTTATCGCAATATTAAAGATGAAAAAGCCCTGGCAAATGAGTTTTAATTTCGGTTATGTTGCATTCGCCGGTTGCAATTACACAACTTACATGATAGCGCGTTGGAATAAAACTTTACAAATATCATTATGCCAAGTTTGCTTGCAAATTTCGAATATGggcaagttttttttgttacaCTGAAGTTTCTTCAAAGAGAAGAGCTGTGTAATATGGTATCAATGAATCTTAAGTCTTCCATCTAACAAACCCAATCCAGTGAATtactaatggcgatttcgcttgaacctgaaactgagtcaggttctaaccccaatcgctgtcagttcatacattttgacagcagttggggttaggaactgactcagtttcgcctcaaacaaaaaccacataattaAATTGAGCGAACACTACTCTAACCTCACTCCCATTCCATTTCAGGTCTTCGGCATCATCTGTATGGCCTGTGCAACCCCAACAATTCCTGGCACCGGGTGGTTCATGTTTGTGGCGGTCACCTCGTTCGTCTGTACGGTACTGTGGACCTTCATGCACCTGTTCGGCATTCGGGAGGTGCTGAGTACGACATTCAAGTGGGGAGCAACGGTAAGGGTGCTATTATATTCTGTGTCAAAGTATTACTACAACTTACAATATTTTTTAGGAATTTTTCATGACCGCCTTTCTGGCTTTGCTTTACTTTATAGCGTTCATCGCACAGTTGGCGCTGTGGGCTAACATATACGATGATCCCAACAGGAGTAGAAATCTGGCCGCTGGGGTAAGTTTTAGATAGTAGTTGTTCGGTGCGGTTTTTAATGGCGGAGATTTTTCTCCGTCGTTTAATCTGTATACTAAGATTCAGCGTCGTTGCGGTTAGGTTGTAGGTAGCCTGAAGGGAACTAGTTTAAACTTTCACTTCAATGACGAACCAAAACGTCGAATGAAGACTGAAGAATAATCGCCGTTTTTCAAGTAAAATTCATACTCATATTAAGTGTTGATTTGGgagatgtcccgggaagcaaaacaGAAGCtatggtttgctgacgagaaagcgaaaacgaactcttgtcttctGGCTAAGGTGCTAAACGCCCGGTATTATGCAATCTTAAATAccaaaagggaaaattggattaaaccaatttgcgcattaaggccacaaaacctaacttaaattaagcgTTAACACTTAATCATCAACTCTCAACTCATTCCACAGTTAGCTTTTCTTCTtctgttttttttctcattttattaAGATCTATCCTTTGTAACCTCTACGCTAATTCCGTTTTCGCTTCCAACTCCAACCCCGctttcagttcatacattttgacaacagtTGGGGTTTTGCATTgtattgtttattggggctttatcCTCGATGAAATTTGTTACGAATGTTGCAGCTACAGTGTTAGTATGATATTGAAGTTTACACATGCGTATACTGAGATGGGTTAATTTGAGAACAAGTCAGCTAGAATCTGAATAATTGGATAGGTTTTTAAAAAGCTCGAGATCGATAATTATTTTCATCTCTTTCAGTCGTTCGgaatattcaactttttggcgtATGTGGCTGGAACTTACTTCCTGTATGTGGATTATAGATAGGATGTCAGCATTGTTACCTCAGTATCATGGTGCATTTATGATGTAGTTCCAATCGAAGACACAGAATCCGATTGCAGAGATTGAATGGATTCTCCTCTATCTTACAGGTCAGGAacgtcttttttaaattttaaggaATGTAATGAGTATTATCGAATATTACCGCTTATATTTAAAACGATTTGAGAGTACGAATAACATTTCAACCATTTTCGAAATATGTAGAGAATTACCATCCTTGAGAAAATTAAAGGCCCTTAAGAAGACAGCTTCAATTCCTCCAGTCGTAGAAAAATTAGTTAATAATTCTTCAAATGCACAACCCAAATAAGCGTTGAATTGCCAATGAACAGTCCATCGAAGTTAAGGCTTCCCTCGATCGAGTCATAAATCTTAAAGGGGTTTAATTATTGCAACACTGTCAACTTCAAATTAGGCAGACTGGACGAAATACTTTGAAGTCGTAGAGTAAAATGCGCGACAGTAGTGATTATTTTACTCAAACTCATGCTAAAATTTAACCGACGTATATTTGCTGAAATAAATACATGTACTAAACTGCTGCAAAACATTGGAGCGAGTAAAgacgctttaacctaggcttattggccagggcaaggtgtaaatatcactgtcccatcccaaaagaccaaaggagtgacattaaccttcttagccaagtcactcccaacgatttataaatcccctttaaactgaaacggtcggtacggttgtcctcgtttcttcctcctttaagattcgaaaccattcgttaattaaattatttattaaatacaTATTTTAATTAACATTTATAGTTCTGTTtgttctgtgcttactatcgagacatcactcggtacaagccagttgtttagtgttcacgcgagacgtgtgactttttggattttagtgtctaactagtgctaatttgggtactagtttagatacatcgtctataactagacacccagttggtgctagttactgacgaggtgaATCCGAAACAGTAAAAGAAAAACCATACTTTACGCGAAGACTGCTAACGAAATACCGGTGATGTGTCATTGATGATGAGACCGACATTAGAGCAGATTTTAAGCAGCTTGCGGCACAGAAAAATTTCATGGGTAAGGACAACTCTGCTGTGGATGTCAGTTTTTAAGTTTCGATTCGAAGTTcctgatttggcaggccatatgcACCTGTGCAAAGGCACTATAAAAGGGTGAAGTTTAGAAAACTGAcgactttttgtcgtttttgaGGTAGCATGATCAAAAGCCGTTGTTTTGGCCCGATTTGGCTTCATGCCACTACTCTAAAACCGCGCGGCTAATTATACATGGCATGACATACATGGTAATGATTTTAACGGAGTACTACTTTCGCCTCATCTGCTCATGGTTTTGAGTATAATTGATAACCTTTAAATATATTATACTgccaaaaatttattattttgtaaacAGTGAACCCATTATTTAGATCAAGGGGAAACAAGACCTTTCTGTTACCACGCCGTCTATCTCAACGAAGTTAACTGGTGTGTACACTCGATATTGAAGATTGAAGTGTGCATACCGGCTTGAAcattcgttcgaaccggtcacaaatcttgatagctcctagtttacctagagtttttcaacagcaacagacTTTCTCAATACTATCTATATTTTCGCTTggtcagtctttctcaagactacctttttctactcaatcagtctttttgcAGACTAAAGCATCAAACCAAAAACATAAAAAGACTATacagttcggtttctcatcttgctgaaatcagaagctagaaatcgctccgttGCTATAGCAGAATCAAATTGACCTGCGCGCCGCTAGGtctatttgcaaaaaaaaaatgattcctTTTACCTAAAGTGTGAAACGTGAACcaaaaatgagtgacaatgcaaagcaaGTTTATATCCCGTAGCgagcaaactgtgttgctgttgactactcgaaatgtccggtaagaccatTGATTCGTGAAGTGGACAAATGtagaaggtgaacatgaagctcaacgtaACTGATGATGTTCAACAACATTATTCAAGGCGAATTATTTGCTTCgaagaacaacttgaaacacgtcgtcgaatgtaatgacattttatacagtatcctaacgtatatagatgttgacataATTGAAGTAAAACTACATGACTTGGCACCATGTACTATTCCCGCCGCTATCAAACaactcatgtcaaaatacggagagttGGATAGTGTTGAAGAAGATACTTGAAGGAACTTCTTTTCAAGGACTTCGCAATGGCGTtcatgtggtgagaatgcgtccgacaaaacctattctcTCCTACTTGACACGTCCAAGTAAACCACCTCAAGGTGTTacatattctcaacgaacactggtCACGTATCCCGGGCAGATTTCTGCATGCCAATATTGTGATCAGCCGTTACACCACGGataaccttgcgcagagactgctaaggaCGATCCACCTGATatgaccaaagccggtatacagtcgtcgtatgctaacCCAACGTCTGCGGACAAGGCAGTAACAAACACCAGCACAACAACGATCGGGCCCAGTACTACTAatccaactgccattaccaacatcgaagtaacatcTATTACACCAAACGTCTccaaaccaacaccaccaacaaaaaatcaaaaactgatgaagaaggatttacaacagcgacccataagtACAAGAAATAAACCGAtgaccgatgatgacatggacgtgaacgaaaacACGAGAAGACGGACTGAACGACCCCCAAGGTGCGGCAGACAACCTACCTAATGTTTCACCACCAAGAAAGACGATCTCAATACGCAGCAGCCAGCTGTGTCAACGAGACACGATGGAAAGGCActgtgaaaatttaaatttatttttacacattgtaaaaataaaaaaagacccacggttcagttatgctaacgcatggagcggtgtcaaataaacaaacaaaaaaacatttttcaagaataattcaatctgaaaaatatttaattcttccaaaatgtctgggtcctcccaggaaggccgtgtgccaaatattaaaaataaacgaaaaatggcaacttctccacccgaaaattcaattaattgtagcaactcattcgatgttctATCCAAATATGAAGCTgaagaaatttgtaaatttcctcgcattgtgcGTAATGCCAATGCGAAGAAAAAGCAATCACCTCCGCCGAttacagtgatgatctccgacttcataGCTTtccgaactgagctttcgacgttccttccggacgtgaaagcGTCTTTTCaaattggccgaagaggagaatgtcgagttacagcggcgGCCATAAACGtttactccagtatcttacgagGAAgtgatataaattttattcatatgatttcaagtcACATAGCCCATTCAAGTCTGTCTTGAAAGGGTTACCataaggtcaaagtttggaaaAAATTGCGACGAAATTTCCaacgatttgaaaaatttacctGGCTTTTCTTCTTTACAAGTTATTGTCATGAAGAGAAAAGCTAGCGGCACTAACACTCCCGCATGCTccggaattatccaggagctttatttaattcattttaaccgtaattaGGGTAAAAATTTGGAAGCATtggaaaaagcacgttttatcttccacgtgcgagtaaagtgggaacattatagacgacaggGGGGCAGAATGCAAAATCTGACCCGGTATCgtaggctttgggcacggcacaaaaaaaagaaaaacagcaACTAAAAATTTTACCTATTTCTTCAAGTACATTTCAAGCAAACAAGTTTAAACGTGTTGATCCGCCTCAAAATAGAATAATAACTTCTATGCCTATACTAGGATCTTCtatctccgtcacaccatcctacattgatgtgtcatcttatgcttcagtggtgGGAACAcagccaaaataacggctaccgcgcctccaaattcgtttggacacaacgcttcctttagtccaatggatctaggtagcgtagcggaagaaaaattgaatttcttGCAACAATCAATGTTACAGCTGATGATTGTAATGCTAAATTCTACCTCTACATTTGAATCCTTTCAAACTGGGCGgagaatttgctaacaaaattgcaatgaaattaaagtttaacattGACTTaaattaatcatttaaatttattaaattggaatgctcgttcattaataaCGTGCGAAGACGATTTGTTTAACTTCTTCTATTTCCCACATAATAGGCATATAGCCGTCGTAACCGtttttaaaatccaaatatgaaattgaactaatttttttattcatcggtttgatcgaattgttggattcggcggattGCGTCATACCGTCTcttaacattatttttttcatatgtcgcaattattaaaacggccaggcctactatgcagagttgggtttaaaGATGTCTGAAATaaaacggcaatcaaattattcaattaatgaataatttgattaacgAATCATTTCGAACCTTAATGGAGgatgaaacgaggacaaccgtactcATCGTTTCCGTTCGaaggggatatgataaatcgttgggagtgactttgctaagaaggttaatgtcactcctttggtcctttgggatgggaccgAGATATtcacaccttgccctggctaaaaagcctaggataaagcgcctttactcgctctaattattgaccagaaccaattgaGATTGCAAACGTTTATTGGAACAGCGtatttgggaataacatgataaGCCACATCGTGCAATCTACATTGATTCATGCATGCTGTTCAATACTGACGCCAATCACGTCCGAATAAATATCTTCATCAGGGAAAGAAAGAAATGTTTGTAAAGGGCAGGgaagagttgttagtaagtatgcCAATAGCGTaataataattgctctgggcagcccgctgccgagaatttgagaAATGTATCAGTTGTCGTGTTAATACGATTGGCCAAATAATCGACTTTAAATCCGGATAGCCAGCTTTGAAGAGCATTAAGTATGTTTTAATAAAACTGTTTCGTTCACATTTCTATCAGGCGACAAATTTTTCGTAGTTCGTCGTGTCTATgctaattttaaataactttattcaattttttctcgCAAATGGGTATGTAACCGTTAAGAGAAAATTGAAAGTATATTTTCCGATGTCTGACGCCATTCTGAAAACCAAAATGACAAAACCATGAGCAGGCAAAATCGGGGGCAAAACATcgagtcttcactgtattattaAAGTTTTCACTATACCAGATGTCGCCGTTCTTGCTCATAATATGGCTTCCGGGATAGACATCCGGCATCTGTCCATCACCGCTATTCCAAAAACTCTCGTATTGTtgtggttatagagaattccgctgaaccggaaatcgccatctcggtttttaaaatggcgtcagacatcgatatttggcgtctactcCTATTCCGAAAACATCCATACTGTTGAAGTGTGGGCCACAAAGAATCATCACTATGCGTATTTTCCACTTTTTCATCTTCCAAGTTCTTTATATTCAGGAGGAGTAAGATTAAATGCAGAAACCGTGTTAACTTCAAAATCCGTACAAAAAAGCagcgtaaatgcgaaaatcgcGTAAAAATCCTTATTGTGTTTAccgtttaccggatcctggcatccctgagagtgtggagcggaaggccggtagcggccgtccggcggatataatgacgaagaagaagaagaagaaggaagcgttgaaaaagttaTTGAACAACAAGAACGGTgggtgacgccggccgaaaatatcactgctcccacatcttgattcaccgaaccctcaaggtGGAGGAGATCATCTGTCgcaagaagactcggtcccccgggtacacggacgagcagatagcgatcgtgaaatcgcagtgccggtggatgacgaagaactacccgtttttcgtgctggacgacgaaagttacgttccgctctcgaagactcACATTCCCGGAAACGACAGTTATTATTCCAGCGACAAGCCAGCTACACACcctgaagtaaaatataagtttaagtataaatttgaaaaaaggaaCGCGAAAAGGAATGATTTTTTTGCTAAAAGGtaatgggatgaagtttagtcggctttgaggaatatctcattatttttgggtGAATTTTACCtccctctctttcgtttttcgatGGAGGAAATAGGATGCGCAAATTTCAGATTACCTACCGCTAGGTAATGCAAGTTTTCCGTGTAACGAACCGTACCACATAAAAAGCAGATTATAAAAAAGCCAGCGTTTCAAGCAGCAACAATTCCAAAAGCGTCTCGGACACCGACGTTGACAGCTTTGTCAAAGGAAGCTGCCGCTCGAGtttcaattttatgcaaatggaTCGTAGTAGGCATCGTTTGTCATCTGCAACTTATTGTGTACATACGCATGGTATTTTGATTATGCTTCACATTGTAAATTTCCAATGGTAtaatataagaaaattatacttttatctattggaatcttttAAGGAGTATTTCTGACCGAtatttgcaaatttcgaaaatttgtcgCGTGCTCTCTAAATTATATACGTTCAAAACCTAACTACTTTTCGTTACACGATGTTTGTTCAAAACCAAAAACAAAGGCATAGTCTTACGCTAAAAGCACATGTCTGTTTTGCCCACCGTTCCCCTCTTTTATTAGTTTCGCTGCGCATAAAATCACCAAATGAAAAGATCCGTTTGTCTTTGGTTCCGATCTTAAAGCTCATCATAAGCATTCGAGCATACACAAATCTGCAAATCCCCCCTTTCGCTTTTGCCAAACCAATCAACACACTCCTACAGCTACAGATACTCTATGCTTCAACACGCCAACACAACCGTACATTTTTTGGGTTTGGTCACGGAGAGGGGAACTTGTTTATACTCTAGCCACGACGCTTCCCGTCGCTGCTACACAACTTTGAACCCAACCCAACCCACTGTCATCCCACTTTCCACCCAACCGACCAGCAGCGGGTGGCAGAGACGAACAATAATAGATGTTTTCACTTCGGTATGCAATTGGTTAAAGAATTACTTTTTATCGAAAGTAAATTCCACGCATATCACTTTGAAAGGTCAATTAGTTGACATTTATGAAAGCTTACGTTGTGTAAAAAATGCGTCATCAGTTCAAATTCTCACTAAGCAAATTCTGAAACAGCGCTAAAACTAGCAGTAACCATCCTAGTAGCCATCTCTATTCTTCCGTGTCCCGCAGTCCTAAACGCgtcacacgcacacacacacccaTCGAAGGCGCAAACTTGCGCCTGTTGAACACCAAAGCTGGAAACATTGCGCTGTTGGCCTTTCGCGGGACCTGGCCTGGCTGGGATTCAATCCATTGCAAACACTTCACCCGTAAAGTATTGCGCGCCCCTTTTTCGGTTTCATTGCTGTTTCCAGTTCAGTTTACAAATAAATAGCAACAGCAACAGGAGCAACAGCAGTAAGCAACAGGGTTTTcgcgttatttttttttgcgtgttAGAACCAAATTTGGATCGTCCCGTCCTTGGCAATGTCGGACAAATTAAAAGAACCACCGACCAGCAGTCGTGATAGTACAATGGAAGCGAAGAATGCGGTCGAGGTTCCGCTGGCAGGTAGCGAAGGTAAAGCGGGTACACCCCGAAAGCCGTCCCAGTTTGATTGGGATGTTCTGAAGACCTGGAAGGGGGCACTGAAGCTGGCGCAGTTGGTGAGTATCTGTCTTTGATTTATTCGCGAAATTTATGATAcgtttttatttcattgttACAGGTGGCCGGCATTATCATTCTCGGATTGGAACATCCCAGACCGAAGCTTCCCACGTATTCTACGGTGGACGGTTTACTGTTCTTCATTACACTTTATGTGACCATCGCGACGCTAGTGATTCTGGTAGATGCACTGCAGAAAACACATCCGGTTCGGAATACATTTGGGCCGTATCATTGGTTCCGTGTTGAACTATATTTCACCGGACTGGTTGCGGTTGGACTGCATATCCTCGGATTCTTGGTACTGATGAGTGCCGTCAGCTACTGGTGGGTACCGGAATTGAATCTCGCCGGAAGTGTGATTGCTTTGGTGGCTAGTGCATTGTATTTCATCGACTGGTGGAGGCTGTTTAGTGGACGATCTGCTGTAGTGGCCGAAACCGGATCAGCACCAGCTGTGGAACAGCTTGTCGTTGAAACGAGATAGATTGGCGATTCTGAATTGGAATAACATATTGCAGCTGAAAGTTTTTCTCACACTAAATATCATGAAACAACAATTCGCTCTGCTGTAGATGAGTTCATAGGCGATTGCACCACACCCTTTTTCGACTATCGGTCGGCTTGTGCTCGGCATCTTGTTGAGCTGTGATAGCTGATAGAAGAGCACATGAAGATGCCGGTTTGTTTGCCCAGCACAGATCGGAAAGAGATACG is part of the Topomyia yanbarensis strain Yona2022 chromosome 1, ASM3024719v1, whole genome shotgun sequence genome and encodes:
- the LOC131687659 gene encoding protein MAL2-like, whose translation is MMQGTVVTVPTPTPAPNPVASESARLRFNVGYFTRVSGVLKLIQIVFGIICMACATPTIPGTGWFMFVAVTSFVCTVLWTFMHLFGIREVLSTTFKWGATEFFMTAFLALLYFIAFIAQLALWANIYDDPNRSRNLAAGSFGIFNFLAYVAGTYFLYVDYR
- the LOC131687668 gene encoding uncharacterized protein LOC131687668, with amino-acid sequence MSDKLKEPPTSSRDSTMEAKNAVEVPLAGSEGKAGTPRKPSQFDWDVLKTWKGALKLAQLVAGIIILGLEHPRPKLPTYSTVDGLLFFITLYVTIATLVILVDALQKTHPVRNTFGPYHWFRVELYFTGLVAVGLHILGFLVLMSAVSYWWVPELNLAGSVIALVASALYFIDWWRLFSGRSAVVAETGSAPAVEQLVVETR